A single window of Candidatus Binatus sp. DNA harbors:
- a CDS encoding efflux RND transporter permease subunit has protein sequence MKRSNSTLAVLSVLAASVLGIILAGTIPSAVFPEITFRRATILADSGDLPAEQMLASVTRPLEETAYSVVGVTLVRSTTTRGSAEIDVTFGEDVDPQISFQMLSAAVAHTRAQLPSDTAVDAILLTTGTFPIVDLSLSSKLRSLPELTDIANYDLVPSLHRIDGTYRVSVVGGKYREFVVRLDPARMLQHDMSPGDVVAGLAKNNVIASAGRMNESHRMLLTVVTTDLHQAGQIAAVPLMATGGQPVRVSDVGSVELGIQEDYIRAASENGAAVLVGISRRPSGNTVQIAAEARQMLDEFRHRYPDVKFSISYDQSELVTESFNSVRDAIVLGLVLAVLVVLGFTMSPLSALVAAVVVPCTIAITFIVMKVAGLTFNMMTLGGLAAGIGLFIDDAIVMIEAIHRELAAGQSAGSAVGEALKRLGRPLFASTMTVIVVFGPLVFISGITGVFFRSLAATLGGGLAISLVLAIYFTPAMELAVARFRGRAREAGRIYRGVQAAFLTAIRPFIRIPALAIPGAIASMLVAYFVYNSIGTDYLPPLDEGAFILDYITPPESTLADTQAMLGRIQQTLRATPEVAAFSRRTGTQLGFQLSESNTGDFSVRLKTNRARGIDEIINSVRDQVLASVPGVHIEFSQMLQDLIGDLSGTPQPIEVKVFGADQKTIEATARQVADRMRSIHGLVDVFDGIVLSIPEQAVVVDNTSAAHYGLSADDIRAALSSVIQGTIATNVLSGDRLVGVRVRYPDSFHEDLGTLSQVILKSSTNARVPLASVTKINFLGKTGEIARERQRPVVHVTARLEGIDLGTAVKEVKQSLAAMPLAAGVSLEYGGLYAQQQQAFRELALVLVAGTIMMFLILVWEFARLAPAIACLVAAMSCLAGSFIALAVTGMTLNISSFMGIIMVAGITAKNGILLLDHAEREVGAGAQPGAALFDAATVRLRPIIMTTLATAAGLFPLALGFGAGAKVQQPLAIAVIGGLAFGMILSTPLAGGIYLMGTRGRGRTEARYLQE, from the coding sequence ATGAAGCGCAGCAACTCGACCCTCGCAGTGCTGTCGGTGCTGGCGGCCAGCGTGCTCGGAATCATACTGGCGGGAACAATTCCGAGCGCGGTATTCCCGGAGATCACGTTTCGGCGCGCGACAATTCTCGCCGACAGCGGCGATCTGCCGGCGGAACAGATGCTCGCGTCGGTCACCCGGCCGCTCGAGGAAACCGCCTATAGCGTGGTCGGGGTCACGCTGGTTCGATCGACGACGACGCGCGGCAGCGCCGAGATAGACGTCACGTTCGGCGAAGACGTCGACCCGCAAATCAGCTTCCAGATGCTGAGCGCCGCGGTCGCGCACACGCGCGCGCAACTGCCGAGCGATACGGCGGTCGATGCGATACTGCTGACAACCGGCACCTTTCCGATCGTCGATCTCAGTCTGAGTTCAAAGCTTCGCAGCCTGCCCGAACTGACCGACATCGCAAACTATGACCTCGTTCCGAGCCTGCATCGAATCGACGGCACCTACCGGGTCAGCGTAGTCGGCGGCAAGTATCGCGAATTCGTGGTGCGGCTCGATCCGGCGCGGATGCTGCAGCATGACATGTCGCCGGGCGACGTCGTCGCGGGGCTGGCGAAGAACAACGTGATCGCGTCGGCGGGCCGGATGAACGAATCGCACCGGATGCTGCTGACGGTGGTGACGACCGACCTGCATCAAGCCGGCCAGATTGCCGCGGTGCCGCTCATGGCGACCGGCGGTCAACCGGTACGCGTCAGCGACGTAGGTTCGGTCGAACTTGGAATTCAGGAAGACTACATCCGGGCCGCGTCCGAGAATGGAGCGGCGGTGCTGGTGGGAATCTCGCGGCGGCCGAGCGGTAACACGGTCCAGATCGCGGCCGAGGCGCGGCAGATGCTCGACGAGTTTCGCCATCGCTATCCCGACGTAAAGTTCTCGATCTCGTACGATCAGTCCGAGCTGGTCACTGAATCATTCAACAGCGTGCGCGATGCGATCGTACTCGGACTCGTGCTGGCGGTGCTGGTGGTGCTGGGATTCACGATGAGTCCGCTGAGCGCGCTGGTCGCGGCAGTCGTGGTGCCATGCACGATTGCGATCACGTTCATCGTAATGAAGGTTGCGGGACTGACTTTCAACATGATGACGCTGGGCGGACTGGCGGCGGGGATCGGACTCTTCATCGACGACGCAATCGTGATGATCGAAGCGATTCATCGCGAACTCGCGGCCGGCCAGTCCGCCGGCAGCGCGGTGGGAGAAGCGCTCAAGCGCTTGGGGCGGCCGCTGTTCGCCTCGACCATGACGGTGATCGTTGTATTCGGGCCGCTGGTTTTTATTTCGGGCATAACCGGGGTTTTCTTCCGCTCGCTGGCCGCGACGCTCGGCGGGGGACTGGCCATTTCGCTGGTGCTCGCGATCTACTTCACGCCTGCGATGGAACTGGCGGTTGCGCGGTTTCGCGGGCGCGCGCGCGAAGCGGGGCGAATCTATCGCGGCGTTCAGGCGGCATTTCTGACGGCGATCCGGCCCTTCATCCGCATTCCTGCGCTGGCAATTCCTGGTGCGATCGCTTCCATGCTCGTTGCGTACTTCGTTTACAACAGTATCGGCACGGACTATCTGCCGCCGCTCGACGAAGGCGCCTTTATCCTCGACTACATCACCCCGCCCGAGAGCACGCTCGCCGACACGCAGGCGATGCTAGGCCGGATCCAGCAAACCCTGCGCGCAACGCCCGAGGTCGCGGCATTTTCGCGCCGCACCGGCACCCAGCTTGGCTTCCAGCTAAGCGAGTCGAACACCGGCGACTTTTCGGTCCGCCTCAAGACCAACCGCGCGCGCGGAATCGACGAGATTATCAATTCGGTCCGTGACCAAGTGCTCGCCTCCGTTCCCGGCGTGCATATCGAATTCTCGCAGATGCTCCAGGATCTGATCGGCGACCTGTCAGGCACGCCGCAACCGATCGAGGTCAAAGTCTTTGGCGCCGATCAGAAAACGATCGAGGCGACCGCGCGGCAAGTGGCGGACCGGATGCGCTCGATCCATGGCCTGGTGGACGTCTTCGATGGAATCGTGCTGAGCATCCCGGAGCAGGCAGTCGTGGTCGATAACACTTCGGCGGCGCATTACGGACTGAGCGCCGATGATATTCGCGCCGCGCTCAGTTCGGTGATTCAAGGGACGATTGCCACCAACGTGCTGTCGGGCGATCGGCTGGTCGGCGTACGCGTGCGGTACCCGGACTCATTTCACGAGGATCTCGGAACTCTGTCGCAGGTGATTCTCAAGTCGAGCACGAATGCGCGCGTCCCGCTCGCGTCGGTCACCAAGATCAACTTTCTTGGCAAGACCGGCGAAATCGCGCGCGAGCGCCAGCGTCCCGTCGTGCATGTCACGGCGCGGCTGGAGGGTATCGACCTGGGCACCGCGGTCAAAGAGGTCAAGCAGAGCCTGGCCGCGATGCCGCTGGCGGCGGGAGTATCGCTCGAATACGGCGGCCTGTACGCTCAGCAACAGCAGGCGTTTCGCGAGCTCGCGCTGGTGCTGGTGGCGGGGACGATCATGATGTTCCTGATTCTGGTCTGGGAGTTCGCGCGACTTGCGCCCGCGATCGCATGCCTGGTCGCCGCGATGTCGTGTCTTGCCGGCAGCTTCATCGCGCTCGCCGTGACCGGCATGACGCTGAACATCTCATCGTTCATGGGAATCATCATGGTCGCGGGAATCACCGCAAAGAACGGCATCCTGCTGCTCGACCATGCCGAGCGTGAGGTCGGCGCTGGCGCACAACCAGGCGCGGCGCTGTTCGATGCGGCGACCGTGAGGCTGCGCCCGATCATCATGACCACGCTCGCCACCGCTGCGGGCCTGTTCCCGCTTGCGCTCGGCTTCGGCGCAGGCGCCAAGGTTCAGCAGCCGTTGGCGATCGCGGTGATCGGCGGACTCGCGTTCGGGATGATTCTTTCGACTCCACTGGCAGGTGGAATCTACCTGATGGGTACCCGCGGCCGCGGCCGCACCGAAGCTCGCTACTTGCAGGAATAG